One stretch of Gopherus flavomarginatus isolate rGopFla2 chromosome 2, rGopFla2.mat.asm, whole genome shotgun sequence DNA includes these proteins:
- the LOC127045946 gene encoding zinc finger protein 777-like, with protein sequence MTLLGRADEEAFQSQDQPVESPCGSDRQQGAGEGLEEPTACGSNLCEFKPGAAQKEAHADQGPCKPADHGPGAQMEQLSPLPPRILTGEKPYNCAEYKESFCLQPSLRKHQLSHAGRGAYVCAECRQSFRLKRSLLTHQRTHMGERDGSFICTAWGKNFGCHPEFMRHQRLHGVVHRYECPECPKSFLQKRHLADHTRLHSGERPFPCPVCEKTFSE encoded by the coding sequence ATGACATTACTGGGAAGAGCAGATGAAGAGGCTTTCCAGAGCCAAGACCAGCCTGTAGAGAGTCCGTGCGGCTCAGACAGGCAGCAGGGAGCCGGAGAGGGCCTGGAAGAACCCACCGCATGCGGGAGCAATCTGTGCGAATTCAAGCCAGGGGCGGCGCAGAAGGAAGCCCACGCGGACCAAGGTCCATGTAAACCTGCAGACCATGGGCCAGGCGCCCAAATGGAGCAGCTATCTCCCCTGCCCCCGAGAATCCTGACAGGAGAAAAACCCTATAACTGCGCTGAGTACAAGGAAAgcttctgcctccagcccagcctccGGAAGCACCAGCTGTCTCATGCCGGACGGGGGGCTTACGTCTGTGCTGAGTGTCGGCAAAGCTTTCGGCTGAAGAGGAGCCTTCTAACACACCAGCGAACCCACATGGGGGAGCGCGACGGGTCCTTCATTTGTACCGCCTGGGGGAAGAACTTCGGCTGCCACCCGGAGTTCATGCGCCACCAGCGGCTGCACGGCGTGGTGCACCGGTACGAGTGCCCCGAGTGCCCAAAGAGCTTCCTGCAGAAGCGGCACCTTGCGGATCACACGCGGCTGCACTCGGGCGAGCGGCCTTTTCCATGCCCGGTCTGCGAGAAGACCTTCAGCGAGTAG